In Scleropages formosus chromosome 10, fSclFor1.1, whole genome shotgun sequence, a single genomic region encodes these proteins:
- the dph1 gene encoding 2-(3-amino-3-carboxypropyl)histidine synthase subunit 1 isoform X2 has product MPSWRPRAVVWKMAASARDTAVVTAKKATVAVRGPRRVANQIPDEILNDPELQQAVRALPANYNFEIYKTVWRARQAKARRVALQFPEGLQMFACVIADIIERFTDADTLVMGDVTYGACCVDDFTARALGADFMVHYGHSCLIPIDATAGIKMLYVFVDIQLDTAHFLDTLRFNFPAGHSLALVSTIQFVAALQSASAALRPDYDVLVPQCRPLSPGEILGCTSPRLERPVNAIVYLGDGRFHLESIMIANPDVPAYRYDPYSKVFSREYYDHEAMRRIRLQAIEKARSAQTWGLILGTLGRQGSPKILEHLESRLQALGKTFVRVLLSEIFPSKLDLLREVDAWVQIACPRLSIDWGSAFSKPLLSPYEAAVALRQVEWQEVYPMDFYSSQSLGPWAVNHPQNQPPRPTRKQTQKKTPVDPTPPMHCGRDQSTPCGCEGE; this is encoded by the exons ATGCCTTCCTGGCGGCCACGTGCTGTTGTTTGGAAAATGGCGGCGTCCGCGCGAGACACGGCCGTGGTGACGGCGAAGAAGGCGACAGTAGCAG TGCGAGGACCCCGGCGGGTGGCCAACCAGATCCCTGATGAGATCCTGAATGACCCAGAGCTTCAGCAAGCTGTTCGCGCACTGCCTGCCAATTACAACTTTGAGATCTACAAGACAGTATGGCGAGCGAGGCAGGCCAAGGCCAGGAGAG tgGCGCTGCAGTTTCCAGAAGGCCTGCAGATGTTCGCATGCGTGATTGCAGACATTATTGAGAG GTTCACGGATGCCGACACGCTGGTCATGGGGGATGTGACGTATGGCGCCTGCTGCGTGGATGACTTCACAGCCCGGGCCCTGGGTGCTGACTTCATGGTGCACTATGGACACAGCTGCCTCA TCCCCATCGATGCCACTGCCGGGATAAAGATGCTCTACGTCTTTGTGGACATCCAGCTGGACACGGCTCACTTCCTGGATACGCTGCGGTTTAACTTCCCAGCAGGGCACTCCCTCGCCTTGGTCAGCACCATCCAGTTTGTGGCTGCATTGCAG TCTGCCAGCGCTGCCTTGCGTCCGGACTACGATGTGCTGGTGCCTCAGTGTCGCCCTCTGTCTCCGGGCGAGATTTTGGGCTGCACATCACCCCGCCTGGAGCGTCCAGTCAATGCCATTGT TTACCTCGGAGATGGGAGGTTCCATTTGGAATCTATAATGATCGCCAACCCAGACGTACCTGCATACAG GTATGACCCGTACAGCAAGGTGTTCTCCCGGGAGTACTATGACCACGAGGCAATGCGGAGGATTCGTCTGCAGGCCATAGAGAAGGCCCGCTCTGCCCAGACGTGGGGTCTCATCCTAGGCACACTGGGCCGACAGGGCAGCCCCAAGATCCTGGAG cacctcGAGTCCAGACTGCAGGCTCTGGGCAAAACCTTTGTAAGGGTGCTGCTCTCCGAGATCTTCCCCAGCAAGCTGGACCTGCTGCGGGAGGTGGACGC GTGGGTCCAGATCGCTTGTCCACGTCTCTCCATCGACTGGGGCTCCGCCTTCTCCAAGCCCCTGTTGTCTCCCTACGAG GCAGCTGTGGCCCTCAGACAGGTAGAATGGCAGGAGGTGTACCCTATGGACTTCTACTCCAGTCAGAGTCTGGGACCGTGGGCCGTCAATCACCCACAAAACCAACCGCCTCGCCCCACCCGCAAGCAGACACAG
- the dph1 gene encoding 2-(3-amino-3-carboxypropyl)histidine synthase subunit 1 isoform X1 — MPSWRPRAVVWKMAASARDTAVVTAKKATVAVRGPRRVANQIPDEILNDPELQQAVRALPANYNFEIYKTVWRARQAKARRVALQFPEGLQMFACVIADIIERFTDADTLVMGDVTYGACCVDDFTARALGADFMVHYGHSCLIPIDATAGIKMLYVFVDIQLDTAHFLDTLRFNFPAGHSLALVSTIQFVAALQSASAALRPDYDVLVPQCRPLSPGEILGCTSPRLERPVNAIVYLGDGRFHLESIMIANPDVPAYRYDPYSKVFSREYYDHEAMRRIRLQAIEKARSAQTWGLILGTLGRQGSPKILEHLESRLQALGKTFVRVLLSEIFPSKLDLLREVDAWVQIACPRLSIDWGSAFSKPLLSPYEVTVSRSCPAAHWLLMSDTHTQICPDAHTAWYMHARTLLVRLTMIHSYIYPLLRDARLCKGTGLLFVSMRTNQRAARASSSTLQQSCLSQSAKSLLENAAVALRQVEWQEVYPMDFYSSQSLGPWAVNHPQNQPPRPTRKQTQKKTPVDPTPPMHCGRDQSTPCGCEGE, encoded by the exons ATGCCTTCCTGGCGGCCACGTGCTGTTGTTTGGAAAATGGCGGCGTCCGCGCGAGACACGGCCGTGGTGACGGCGAAGAAGGCGACAGTAGCAG TGCGAGGACCCCGGCGGGTGGCCAACCAGATCCCTGATGAGATCCTGAATGACCCAGAGCTTCAGCAAGCTGTTCGCGCACTGCCTGCCAATTACAACTTTGAGATCTACAAGACAGTATGGCGAGCGAGGCAGGCCAAGGCCAGGAGAG tgGCGCTGCAGTTTCCAGAAGGCCTGCAGATGTTCGCATGCGTGATTGCAGACATTATTGAGAG GTTCACGGATGCCGACACGCTGGTCATGGGGGATGTGACGTATGGCGCCTGCTGCGTGGATGACTTCACAGCCCGGGCCCTGGGTGCTGACTTCATGGTGCACTATGGACACAGCTGCCTCA TCCCCATCGATGCCACTGCCGGGATAAAGATGCTCTACGTCTTTGTGGACATCCAGCTGGACACGGCTCACTTCCTGGATACGCTGCGGTTTAACTTCCCAGCAGGGCACTCCCTCGCCTTGGTCAGCACCATCCAGTTTGTGGCTGCATTGCAG TCTGCCAGCGCTGCCTTGCGTCCGGACTACGATGTGCTGGTGCCTCAGTGTCGCCCTCTGTCTCCGGGCGAGATTTTGGGCTGCACATCACCCCGCCTGGAGCGTCCAGTCAATGCCATTGT TTACCTCGGAGATGGGAGGTTCCATTTGGAATCTATAATGATCGCCAACCCAGACGTACCTGCATACAG GTATGACCCGTACAGCAAGGTGTTCTCCCGGGAGTACTATGACCACGAGGCAATGCGGAGGATTCGTCTGCAGGCCATAGAGAAGGCCCGCTCTGCCCAGACGTGGGGTCTCATCCTAGGCACACTGGGCCGACAGGGCAGCCCCAAGATCCTGGAG cacctcGAGTCCAGACTGCAGGCTCTGGGCAAAACCTTTGTAAGGGTGCTGCTCTCCGAGATCTTCCCCAGCAAGCTGGACCTGCTGCGGGAGGTGGACGC GTGGGTCCAGATCGCTTGTCCACGTCTCTCCATCGACTGGGGCTCCGCCTTCTCCAAGCCCCTGTTGTCTCCCTACGAGGTAACTGTCTCCCGCAGCTGCCCAGCCGCTCACTGGCTGCTCATGTccgacacgcacacacaaatatgCCCAGACGCACACACTGCCTGgtacatgcatgcacgcacTCTGTTAGTCAGACTCACTATGATACACTCCTACATTTACCCTCTGCTCAGGGACGCTAGGCTGTGCAAAGGAACTGGCTTGCTGTTCGTCTCCATGAGAACCAACCAGCGAGCTGCTCGTGCCTCCAGCTCCACTCTCCAACAGAGCTGTTTGTCTCAGAGCGCAAAGAGCCTCCTGGAAAAT GCAGCTGTGGCCCTCAGACAGGTAGAATGGCAGGAGGTGTACCCTATGGACTTCTACTCCAGTCAGAGTCTGGGACCGTGGGCCGTCAATCACCCACAAAACCAACCGCCTCGCCCCACCCGCAAGCAGACACAG